GCCTTGGATAAAACCGATAAAAGAATAAGGGTGAGGGGTTTTTAATGGGAAAAAGAGTTATAAAGATATTTGATACCACGCTCAGAGACGGTGAGCAAACACCTGGTGTTTCGCTCAATGTCAATGAAAAACTTGAGATTGCAAAACAGCTTGAAAAACTCAAAGTTGATGTTATAGAGGCAGGTTTTGCAATAGCCTCTCCTGGTGATTTTGAGGCAATAAAAGTAATATCTGAGAATATAAAGGATGCAGTAATAGTATCTTTGGCAAGAGCAGTTGAAAAGGATATAGACAGAGCATATGAAGCGCTTAAAAATGCTACAGCTCCGAGAATTCATACTTTTATAGCAACAAGTGATATCCACATGAAATACAAGTTAAAAATGACAGAGGATGAGGTACTTGAGCGAGCAGTTGCCATGGTAAAGTATGCAAAAAAATATGTGTCTGATGTAGAGTTTTCATGTGAGGATGCAACACGTTCAAGGATTGAGTTTTTGATAAAGGTATTTGACGCTGTTATAAAGGCTGGTGCAACAGTTATAAACATACCAGACACGGTAGGCTACACAACACCTGAAGAGATGAAAAGGATTATTCGAGCAATAAAAGAAAACATTCCTGACATTGACAAGGTCCAAATTTCAGTTCATTGCCACAACGACCTTGGCCTTGCTGTTGCAAACTCATTGGCTGCTGTTGAAGAAGGGGTTCATCAGGTTGAATGTACAATAAATGGACTTGGAGAAAGAGCTGGGAATGCTGCTTTAGAAGAGATTGTAATGGCTCTCAAGACAAGAAAAGATTTTTATGATGTTGATGTTTTGATTGACACAACCCAGATCTACCGAACAAGCAAACTTGTGTCTTCTCTTACAGGTGTATTTGTTCAGCCAAACAAGGCAATTGTGGGTGCAAATGCTTTTGCGCACGAGTCTGGTATACATCAGCATGGAGTATTGTCAGAACGAACAACATATGAGATTATTGACCCTGTATCAATTGGTCTTCCTAAAAACAGGATGGTTTTGGGCAAGCATTCAGGTCGTCATGCGTTTGAAGAAAGGCTCAAAGAGCTTGGATACACAGACCTCACAAGAGAAGAAATTGACGCTGCATTTGAAAAATTTAAAGTTTTGGCAGACAAAAAGAAGGTTGTACTTGACAAAGACATTGAGGCACTTTTAGAACAAAAGTCACTCAATATTCCAGAGACATATGAGCTTGTGAGGTTCCAGATAATAAGCGGAAATGACTTAATCTCAACAGCGTCTGTTAAAATAAAATCGGGTGATGAGGAGTTTGAAGAAGCGGCGACAGGCGATGGTCCTGTTGATGCAATCTTCAAGGCAATTGACAGAATAACAGGGCTTCAGGTTGAACTTGATGATTACAGTATAAAGGCTGTCACCCAGGGCAAGGATGCTCTTGGCGAGGTAACAGTCAGAATTAAGAAGGATGGCAAAGCGTTTTTGGGAAGAGGCTTATCTACAGATATTTTAGAAGCAAGCGCAAAAGCGTATGTAAATGCTATAAATAAGATGCTGTATAAAATTTCAGAGGAGTAAAATTGACTCTTTACAATTTTTTAAATTGGGTTTAAAATAATTAACAAATAAAAATTAAGGGTCAAAGGGGTGCAAAAAATGATAATACGAATATGCGGCGCAATCACAATAGTTAGCATTATTTCAATAATTAGAAAGAGAATAATTAAGTGGATTTATAAAATTTCATATGCCGCATTGCACCCATTTTGGCCTGTGTATGAGCAAAGAGGGTTTTTGAAAAGACCCTTAGGGCATCTTTAGAATTTGCAATCAAATTTGAGATTGAATTTTAAAAGCCCAGCCTAAAAAATCACAGGCTGGGCTTTTTTGATATTAAAAAGGAGGGAAAATGAAGTGGAAGATAATAAGACCATCATCATCTATGACTCAACCTTAAGAGACGGTGCTCAGGCTGGGGGAATTTCATATACTTTGGAAGATAAGCTCAAGATTGTAGAGAGGCTTGACAAATTTGGTGTGAAATTTATCGAGGCAGGCAATCCCGGCTCTAACATCAAGGACCAGGAGTTTTTCGCAAGGGTTAAAAAGATGAAATTGAAAAATGCAACGCTTATTGCCTTTGGTTCGACAAGACGAGTGGGAATTGACGTGAAAGATGACCCTAACATCCAGTCACTCATTGCAGCTGATACCGAAGCTGTTGCAATCTTTGGCAAGTCGTGGGATTTTCATGTCAAAGAGGTCTTGAAAACAACAGAGGACGAAAATCTTCAGATGATTTATGATACAATAAAATATTTAAAGTCCTTAGGCAAGTATGTTGTATTTGACGCAGAGCACTTTTTTGATGGGTACAAGAATAACAGAAAATACGCTTTGGAGACTTTAAAGGTTGCAAAGGAAGCAGGAGCAGATTCTTTGGACCTGTGCGATACAAACGGTGGCACCTTCCCAATGGATATTTACAACATCACAAAAGAAGTTGTTGAGATGTTTCCTGGGACATTGATTGGAATTCACTGTCACAACGACACAGGTATGGCTGTTGCAAACTCAATCATGGCTGTTTTGGCAGGAGCTCGTCAGGTACAGGGAACTATAAACGGATATGGTGAGAGGTGTGGGAACGCAGACCTTATCACGCTCATTCCAAATCTTCAGCTAAAGCTTGGTTTTAAATGTGTACCAGATGAGAACATAAAACACCTGACATCTCTTTCAAGGTATGTTGCAGAGATAGCAAACATGATTCCAAACGA
This Caldicellulosiruptor changbaiensis DNA region includes the following protein-coding sequences:
- a CDS encoding 2-isopropylmalate synthase translates to MGKRVIKIFDTTLRDGEQTPGVSLNVNEKLEIAKQLEKLKVDVIEAGFAIASPGDFEAIKVISENIKDAVIVSLARAVEKDIDRAYEALKNATAPRIHTFIATSDIHMKYKLKMTEDEVLERAVAMVKYAKKYVSDVEFSCEDATRSRIEFLIKVFDAVIKAGATVINIPDTVGYTTPEEMKRIIRAIKENIPDIDKVQISVHCHNDLGLAVANSLAAVEEGVHQVECTINGLGERAGNAALEEIVMALKTRKDFYDVDVLIDTTQIYRTSKLVSSLTGVFVQPNKAIVGANAFAHESGIHQHGVLSERTTYEIIDPVSIGLPKNRMVLGKHSGRHAFEERLKELGYTDLTREEIDAAFEKFKVLADKKKVVLDKDIEALLEQKSLNIPETYELVRFQIISGNDLISTASVKIKSGDEEFEEAATGDGPVDAIFKAIDRITGLQVELDDYSIKAVTQGKDALGEVTVRIKKDGKAFLGRGLSTDILEASAKAYVNAINKMLYKISEE
- the cimA gene encoding citramalate synthase encodes the protein MEDNKTIIIYDSTLRDGAQAGGISYTLEDKLKIVERLDKFGVKFIEAGNPGSNIKDQEFFARVKKMKLKNATLIAFGSTRRVGIDVKDDPNIQSLIAADTEAVAIFGKSWDFHVKEVLKTTEDENLQMIYDTIKYLKSLGKYVVFDAEHFFDGYKNNRKYALETLKVAKEAGADSLDLCDTNGGTFPMDIYNITKEVVEMFPGTLIGIHCHNDTGMAVANSIMAVLAGARQVQGTINGYGERCGNADLITLIPNLQLKLGFKCVPDENIKHLTSLSRYVAEIANMIPNERAPYVGAYAFTHKAGMHIDAVKKNPASFEHINPEIVGNTRRIVLSEVAGRSTILDKIREIDPTVTKDSPVTKEIIDELKRLENEGYQFESAEASFEMLIRKKLGLYQPFFTLKEFKVLINEPAVEYSSSAIVKIAVDGVTAITAAEGDGPVHALDSALRKALEKFYPELKEVHLVDYKVRVLNAETATAAKVRVLIESTDGKDTWTTVGVSTDIVNASWIALVDSLEYKLCKEKVGK